One Amaranthus tricolor cultivar Red isolate AtriRed21 chromosome 1, ASM2621246v1, whole genome shotgun sequence DNA window includes the following coding sequences:
- the LOC130825285 gene encoding uncharacterized protein LOC130825285 codes for MPENFNYHSVNDANRNIHSNQESDQSNNVVEQQNFNIYPSVLQGNPGFNPNYGFPHNSRPIYPAYSLMGLPTSHYFVPERSRMASPITPSFVPERPQMALPITPSYVRERFQMALPITSYIVPERPPMGNPGQNYGFPQMSNGQYPSHQGSNYTSLLTWCQCPIPQNQTNDVSEPTLLLGYSSNNIGHSETTLFNVLNQGMPYRRREILGGSSPSDAGYYRNSLAFSRPNIDINPRILQGNSSPFYPQRSQMALSTTPYFVPERRQMSDRQYPSHHPRHHIPDVRRHQTRLSHPSWNDSRSYPSSYGNFSYFESYVQFEGPYRNSTFVPERESNPTTYGNLTFVPQRGSSSGHSSTVRELEYEQMLISNNPDLFSSDQDRFEHLRMDIDNLSYEDLLALQEHIGYVRSGLREETIMKLLKRRNYEHVTRECDTLSDADICPICKEEYVEGEDIGVLQCSHEFHTECITKWLVTKNKCPICFVNALNVRPFVAEYEFGSC; via the exons ATGCCTGAAAACTTCAATTATCATTCGGTTAACGATG CCAATCGAAATATACACTCAAATCAGGAGTCTGATCAATCTAATAATGTTGTTGAGCAGCAGAACTTCAATATTTATCCTTCAGTTCTTCAGGGTAACCCAGGCTTTAACCCAAATTATGGCTTCCCACACAACTCCAGGCCAATCTATCCTGCTTATTCTCTGATGGGTTTACCTACCAGTCACTATTTTGTTCCTGAAAGGTCTCGGATGGCTTCACCTATCACTCCCTCTTTTGTTCCTGAAAGGCCTCAGATGGCTTTACCGATCACTCCCTCTTATGTTCGTGAAAGGTTTCAGATGGCTTTACCTATCACTTCCTATATTGTTCCTGAAAGGCCTCCGATGGGTAACCCCGGGCAAAATTACGGCTTCCCACAAATGTCTAACGGACAATATCCCTCACATCAGGGGTCTAATTACACTTCTTTATTAACGTGGTGCCAGTGCCCGATTCCTCAAAATCAAACCAATGATGTTTCAGAGCCTACTCTGTTGTTGGGTTATTCATCCAACAACATCGGTCATTCAGAAACAACTCTCTTTAACGTCCTTAATCAAGGCATGCCTTACAGGAGGAGGGAAATTCTAGGTGGTTCTAGTCCGTCTGATGCAGGATATTATCGAAACTCTCTTGCCTTTTCTCGTCCAAACATCGATATTAATCCTCGAATTCTTCAGGGTAATTCCAGCCCATTCTATCCTCAAAGGTCTCAGATGGCTTTATCTACCACTCCCTATTTTGTTCCTGAGAGGAGACAAATGTCTGACCGACAATATCCCTCGCATCATCCTCGACATCATATCCCAGATGTTAGAAGACATCAAACAAGATTAAGCCATCCATCATGGAATGATTCAAGATCTTATCCTTCTTCTTATGGGAACTTTTCTTACTTTGAGTCATATGTTCAATTTGAAGGACCATATAGGAACTCTACTTTTGTTCCTGAACGTGAATCGAATCCTACTACCTATGGGAACTTAACTTTTGTTCCTCAACGCGGATCTTCATCTGGACATAGCAGTACTGTCAGAGAACTAGAATATGAG CAAATGCTTATAAGTAACAACCCGGATCTTTTCTCCAGCGATCAG GATAGGTTCGAACACCTGAGAATGGATATAGACAACTTGTCATACGAG GATCTGTTAGCGTTGCAGGAGCATATTGGGTATGTCCGATCTGGTTTGAGGGAGGAAACAATTATGAAGCTTCTAAAGCGGAGAAATTATGAACATGTTACTCGTGAGTGTGACACTCTTTCAGATGCTGATATATGCCCCATATGCAAA GAAGAATATGTTGAAGGAGAAGATATTGGAGTGTTACAATGCAGTCATGAGTTTCATACGGAGTGTATCACGAAATGGCTCGTTACAAAAAACAAATGCCCAATTTGCTTCGTCAATGCCTTGAATGTAAGGCCTTTTGTAGCGGAATATGAGTTTGGCTCCTGCTAA